The window CTGTCTGTAGGGATGAGAAGGCCTGTCGACCAgggcagaaacacagacagggGCAGATGTAAggacagaagcagaaacagagacaagaCAGGAACAGACACAGGGACAGCAAaagaggcagcagagcagaaacagatATATTTGTTTCACATTGCTTTTCCTGAGGGATTTTATTGctgattgtttttactgtttatactgtcctgctgttttctgttgtttttatcgttgattttattgttttcttgatTGTCCACTTCGAGATCTGCTCTCagatgtaaagtgcattataaataaaatccattattATTAGATATAaggacagaaacagagacaggagAAGAAACAGACGGGAACAGAGACAAACGTGATCAGATGGTAAAGGAAGCTAGAccagctttttttctgtttgtggatCTCACTGttggtggacacacacacacacacacacacacacacacacacacacacactcagcagtgCGGTGAAGTTTCTGGTCAAAGTGAGTCCATTGACGCGgtttcctctgagctgctgctccggGTGGAGACGCTGCCTCTGCAGCAGGTGCTCTCTTCACAGCTCACACTCCGACCTGATAACAGACTCTGCGTATTTGCTCCTGCAGGTGTTGCCTGGGAACATCTTGCGGAAACAATGgcagggagttttttttttcttttaatactCTGATGGTGGCTGTTATTTCCAGAGAGATGAGCACGTTGCTGCTTTTCTCGTGTTTCTCCAGGGAAACCTGTACAGTGAAGCCATGTGACGGGagctgtcaggtgtgtgtgcccTCCAGCAGATGTTGCAGTGTGAGCAGAGTGTGTTCTGCCACATGTGGACCGTGCGTCTGATGTCACTCCATGAGCATTGCGGGCTCCAGTGCGCACGGCGCAGGGACGCAGAGTGGCACAGGCGGCGCCCGCGGTGGCTTCCAATCCGCACCGTCCTGCGAAGGTAACGCAGAGGACAGGGGCGGAGGGGTCGCCTTGGCTCTCTGAGTGAACTTTGTGAAGGCAGAGCTCATCTGCCGCGGCTGTAGAGAGCGGAGCCGCCGCTGCGCTCTCATCCACACGCACGGAACGCGCCGTCCGCGCGAGTCAGAGGACAGAGCCGCCGTTTGGAGACCCCCAGGTGAGTCAGCATGGACAGCAGCGTGGTGCACATCTCCAGGGAGGAGCGCTGCGCCCCGGGCCAGCCCGGAGACTGCTTCCCCAACTTCACCTGGCAGCCCGGCGCGGCCGACCTCTACAACGACACCCCCAACGGAACCTGGGAGTCCGAGCCCGAGCCCCTGTCCCCCATCATCCCCGTCATAGTGGCCGTGTACTCCGTGGTGTTCGTGGTGGGCTTGGTGGGCAACTGTCTGGTGATGTATGTGATCATCAGGTGAGTTTCCAGCGTGGGAATGaatcagtgtgtatgtgtgtgtgtgtgtgtgtgtgtgtgtgtgtgtgtgtgtgtgtgtgtgtgtgtgtgtgtgtgtgtgtgtgtgtgttcttgtatttctatccttgtcggggccaaatgtccccacaaggatagcaaaacgtggaacgacgtgccttgtggggacctttttccggtcctaagtaggagaaacagtgttttcttgaccatgttgttgttactgaaaaaagtaaaagtgcaaaaacatttctttagggttaggctttgttgtggtgtgggttagggttagggtaagggtcagggttaggggctagacatgaatgggagtcaatggacggtccccacaaggatagaaatacaagactgtacgtgtgtgtgtgtgtgtgtgtgtgtgtgtgtgtgtgtgtgtgtgtgtgtgtgtgctgacacaGATTACACACAGTAGATTATACAATACATGGCAGAATAGACAATATAAATACGCCTCGTGCAGTCAGGCGTTTTGCACAAGTCCACAAGTTGTGATACTGCCGTGCTTCCTCAAATCTGCATTACTtgctctgtttatttttctcaaagTCTTTCACGAGAATAAATGTGTCTGAATCTGATGAAAGgaatgacatttaaaacaacagattCTCCTTTTGACAAGGTtccagtcatttttttaatttttattcattcgtgataatatttcatttcttttatttgtttatgaaTGTAGAGGAAAAGTAAAGCTGGAAACATTTCACTGTTGTTACTGATCCTTATGGGAAGATGGAGATCTGTGCACACTTGCTTCATGAATGAAATGGAAgagaaaagaccaaaaaaaaaaaaaaaaacaaccagctgTTATGAAATTAAAGTTCCAGTGTCTCCTGGTGGTTTGCCCCATCGTGTAATACCACCGTGTGCCACACGATGGTGCaggagtgtgcatgtgtgtgttattttcacATCGTTGAGACTGATTCAACatctatttcttttttaatttgtggatcTCTGGAGTAATATATATTTCACTTAACCAGCTAAAAGCCTGGTTGGGAGATAAGGTCTCTGTTTCATAAGGGACCTGGCtcggcagcagcaggcagtgacAACCGTCAGTAAATACAGTACTTTCATGCTTCATTACATTAGAttacaggggaaaaaataacaacaagTGCTCCTGGAGACAACGACTTGGAAATGATGAGCGTTAAGGAATCAAATCAGTTACAGTGACCAAAAGAAGCTCTTTTAGAGGCTCTTCACGCAGACGGCCTGATTGAAGGTCTTTTGAGTGTATCCCTGGTGTTTTCCCTCATTGATGTGATCATGGATGTCACAAACACATGATATTTTATATGTTAGCATCACTAATCACAGCTGGAAGAGGCAGAcaggctgtgattggctgaagttTGGATATCTGTTgtacttttccacattttgtcactttttattGGAGTTTTATGAGAACACCTCCTGGTACCGTCGGATCTGCTGTATGTGGCTGTAGCAGCTGAAGACAGTGTGGGACCGGCCCGGGGAGGAGCTACTGCTGTGAGTCTCCTTCACCATTAACCGAAAACAGACTCAtctccttcatcttctcctCACTGTAGATACACTAAAATGAAGACAGCCACCAACATCTACATCTTCAACCTGGCCGTGGCCGACGCTCTGGTCACCACCACCATGCCCTTCCAGAGCACCGACTACCTGCTCAGCTCCTGGCCCTTTGGAGAGGTGGCCTGCAAAGTCTTCATCTCCATCGATTACTACAACATGTTCACCAGCATCTTCACGCTGACCATGATGAGCGTGGACCGATACGTGGCCGTGTGCCACCCGGTCAAGGCCCTGGACTTCCGCACGCCCACCAAAGCCAAGATCATCAACGTGGTCATCTGGGTGCTGTCGTCGGCCGCCGGGATCCCCGCCATGGTGCTGGGCAGCACCAACACCAACAACGGTACGTTACCCTGCGCACGCTCTCCGGAGCGTCTCTGCGCCGCTGGCACCGGCTCCATCGCTCGGAATTACCTCAATTTTCTCCTTCAAAGTCTGTGATTAGGATGTTCGGGTTTGATAAGAGTCTTCATCAACCACTCGACATGATGAAGCCATGACAGGCATAATGGATCCTCATTTTCTAAGAATAGAGCAAACTGcacattttctcctctgtcaGATATGTTCGGCTTGAACAACACTCCTCAACCAGAGAAACGAGATGAGAACTCTTCATGGCATCCCTCATGACTCTGATACTTTCAACCATACCAGCATCCGCTGTCAGCTCTAAATGTTTCACTCTCAAACATTCATGTTTTAATGAGTCTACTTTATTCTTCACCTCCCAGCTTTCAAAAGCTGTTTGAAGCTTTTGAAAATAGGACTCAAACCAATAGTACATGTAGGGCTGGGATTTGGTGTTATTCAAGCTTTCTGAATTTAAACCAGAATTATTCCTATGGCAGCACTTCAAGTGTCTTCAGTTGGAGTTTTGAAACCtatataattaaataataatcatCCCTGAGAAAAGATGAAGGAAGGGAGCTCATGTGTGTTGTGTAATGTCATCAAATGCATCTTTTCTGTTAGGAATCTGTCTCTGAATAATATGAAATCCTCTCATCAAAACAATAAGACTATGTGGAAGACGTGGACATCGATAGATagactgacagagagagagagattttattTAGCATTAATTATCAACCATGTGTATCATGTTCATGAGACAGACTCATCATGTCCTGTAAGACATGTGTCCACTCTGTTGTCTCCATCCCTCTCTTGCTGTGTCCCTGATGTCTTGTTGTGTCCCTGTTGCTGACCTGACTgggactgtctgtctctgacagGGACCACAGAGTGTGCTCTGCAGTTCCCTGATCCCTACACCTACTGGGACACCCTGATGAAGATCTGTGTCTTCATCTTTGCCTTCGTCGTCcccgtcatcatcatcaccgtCTGCTACACCCTGATGGTGCTGCGGCTGAAGAGCGTCCGTCTGCTGTCGGGTTCTCCCGAGAAGGACCGGAACCTGCGCCGGATCACGCGcttggtgctggtggtggtggccgTCTTCGTGGTGTGTTGGACGCCCATCCACATCTTCATCCTGGTCAAAGCCCTGTCCGCCGGCGTGCCGGAGACCACCGCCGTCATGGCCGCCTACTTCCTGTGCGTGGCGCTGGGCTACACCAACAGCAGCCTGAACCCCATCCTCTACGCTTTCCTGGACGAGAACTTCAAGAGGTGCTTCAGGGATTTCTGCTgccccggggcccgggggcCCGGCGACGGTCAGGGGGTGAGCCGGGTGAGAAGCACCCTGCGGGGCCACTCGTGTCCCACGGACCCCCGAGGGGACAGCAGGCAGCCCAGGCCCGTATGACTAGCCATGGACACGTCGTCCCTGCGCTGGGAGGAGTCCAACGAGCTGGGAGTAACTCAGATCACCACCACCGTTTGAAACGAGTCTGCGGTGAGAGAACGAGGATCCTGGTTTGGAGGAACAGCTGGGTGGAGCCTCTTTGGTCTGCTGGGTGGAGAGACGCtgatccactgacagattcacACACCTGATTCAGGAAAAACTCCAGCTCTGTGGCTCTGAAGGCTCTTTCTCAAATCTTCACTGAATTAGGTAGAAATAAGCTGTTTTTGTCGATTTATGCTTTGTTGCACAACAAATGGTCCAGTCTCACAGTTCGGTGAGATTTAACACAAATGAAGCAGTTTAATAACTAAAATCTGCATCCTTCACTTCACTTTAAAGCTACACAGTAAGATAACCCTGAATGAATCCAACAGGAAACTTTTACCTCCATGTCTGCAGAGAAACTGACTGACAAGCTGTGATGAAAGGCAACAGCAGCAAAACCACGACAATGGTTCAAATAAACAGCAAAGAGTGAGaaaactgcagagaaaactGAAGTGGATGCCAACAGACCTCGATTAGCTGGATTACTACACTTCACTAAAATACTGAAGTGAATTAAGAGTTCAGCAACATAagaaaactagaaattggcactcagagagcgcagacctccgccacagctcaaatcagtcgccaacaacaacaagaacaccgtgtataataaaacaacattgtgatcgggagTGTGATCgaagcggagcgctgcggcgtgtggtgcctctctctctcgccctctcttcctgtgtgtgtgtgtgtgtgtgtgtgtgtgtgtgtgtgtgtgtgtgtgtgtgtgtgtgtgtgtgtgtgtgtgtgtgtgtgtgtgtgtttatctgaaaaggaaaactgaaaagcaacataatttgtcattttacgtcattttaatttgaaaattgaccggattgtCTCGTATTTTCCATTCCCGACTTCCtctctggtgcgatctgctctgtccagctttacaactggcggtccaTGGcgcgcggagaaaatagagaggagcagagcggccgcaGTCCACGGCGCGATCCgctacgcctcctgtatgaatcgtcagacaggttaacaggggcgccgatctggaACTCGGTGCTCGGCGTTTCCGCCTCCGCGTGCGacgcgtcctgtgaaccaggcttttgtcccccctgtcagcgggcctgcccaactatatgaaagactgccctatctctcaatgataaagaatcctttaaaaaaatcctggatccacacagtgatccggatcatcaccaaaatttaatggattctaagttagcccaagacccacctttacacaaagtttcattgcaatccgtccataactttttccagaatgttgctaacaaactaaccaacaaaccaacgtgattacataacctcctggcggaggtaaataTCTGAAGTGAACTTTCATAAATTCAGCCTTTTGGTACATGTAGAAAAATCTGGATGGAGACTTGAAACGCTGTCTGagcttcattttaaaggtgaaaCATGATTTAATTTATTGATGAGAGACTGTTTACACCAGCAGGGGGTCCAAAGTGGTCCTTCAGGACGTTACAGACCCGGGAGCAGTTCGTCTGATTGCCGTACACTGGAGAAGTGGTTCTCATCCACAGAGTGATGATTGTAAAGAACCCTCAGTTGTGGAGAGTTAAAGGCGTTTCTATTGCtgctcattaaaaacacaacattcaaGAAAAGATCAAACAACCTTGTGCTACGAACACAGTGTATAAGAGTGAGAGTGTTGTTCTGTAGAAACCTGAAAAGCCCCGAGGCGTGGCCgtgtggaggcaggaggacATGCTGGGCTTCAGAGGTACATTGTGTCCTTTAATTAAAGCTTTTTAGAGTTTGTGAATAAAAAGTGCAGCTGCCTTATACAGACTTAAAGATGTTTAATGTGCTAGTTATTGCTCTTCTTGCAGATCTCCACATGTAAAGGTGTGAGTCATCAAAAGTGTATTGCTTCTCTGGGGTGTTTCCTGAGCTGCGTGTTTCTCACAGCTCTCCTTCTTCAGTGGCCATGTGGTGTGAGTTAGTGGACTGTACTGTGGTGCCCTCCTGTGTCGTTGATTTGTAAGTGGAGCTCTGAACTCGTGAGGCTCTCAGGGACTTTTCTTCTCACTGATTCATACCTGATACCTGGGTTAACCGATACCTGGGTTAACTGATatctgggttagggttagaagATCTGAAGCTTCAGTTTCTCCTGTGACTGATGGATGCTCTGATGTGAGGCGACAGCTCTTCATGTCCTCAACTACCTACAGTGGGGGGATTAACAGCCTACAGTGTTTTCATGATTCTACTCTGTTTGTTCGGCCAGTCCTCGAAGTGAATTTCTCTGCTTCTGTGAACTGAACTTGATATTTGATGCAGCAACATGTGAAGCTGAGCTGTTCAAACTACTGTATGCTCTACAGAGCGCTGCATCCATACAGCAAAGTGATTGTTCGAACTAAAAGTCTGTGAATGTGAAATACAGGGAtgttgtggtgttgtggtgtgaaGGGAACCTTGCCTGTGCTTTATCCTggaaaattaaaatcaaagctTCATGTCACTTGTTTACTGTCTCCCTCCTTTCCTGAGTTACTTTGATCATCATGACCACGAGtaaacatgagtgtgtgtagCTTTGGCCTTGACTTCCGTATGAACTCATCAGTGTGATCCAAACTCATTCTCTTCATGGTTCCTGCTGAAAGAGTTCATGTGTCCAAGAGTTTTATGGAGTTTTTGCAGCTTCACAGACAGAGATCCATTCCAGATCACAACGTCGGAGCCTGAGCCTGTTCTTGCGCCTCTTTCAGGCCCGAAGACGCCACAGCCGCCACATCTCAGATCCACTCCTGACCCACTGCATGCTGCAGTACCACCGCTCACCACAGGGAGGCTCGGAACGCTCATTGGTCACAGTCTGTCAGgccgaccaatcagagcctTCAGAATGCTGGCCCGTTACTTCCACTCGCACATAGACCTATAGAAGTAGAATCATAGCTAGATAGCTAGATCATAGATATTCAAAAGATGACTGCTGAAGctcggccgccatcttggatgaggaagCTCTTTCTCCACTACATTCATTTCTACAGAGGAAGCCGAACTTTACAGCTAAATAATCTAAACTCAGTGATTTTTCTAACAACACATTTTTGGTTTGTTACTGACATAAGACGTGTACTTATAATACACGataattttttatatttaaaaacgTGGCCTTTCATCCTGATGCCGTCGCCTCTGGTCTACTGTCACCGCTCTATGATTCTACTCCTGTGGGTCTTTGCCAGCTCGGGACCGTTACTTCCGGGAGTGTCCAGTGAGAAAGCCCCTTTAACTTAGCActcttttctcctgtttctgtgtgatttgGCCGGTTGCGGGCAGGTAAAGGTGTAGAACATG of the Salarias fasciatus chromosome 18, fSalaFa1.1, whole genome shotgun sequence genome contains:
- the LOC115405134 gene encoding delta-type opioid receptor-like, with product MDSSVVHISREERCAPGQPGDCFPNFTWQPGAADLYNDTPNGTWESEPEPLSPIIPVIVAVYSVVFVVGLVGNCLVMYVIIRYTKMKTATNIYIFNLAVADALVTTTMPFQSTDYLLSSWPFGEVACKVFISIDYYNMFTSIFTLTMMSVDRYVAVCHPVKALDFRTPTKAKIINVVIWVLSSAAGIPAMVLGSTNTNNGTTECALQFPDPYTYWDTLMKICVFIFAFVVPVIIITVCYTLMVLRLKSVRLLSGSPEKDRNLRRITRLVLVVVAVFVVCWTPIHIFILVKALSAGVPETTAVMAAYFLCVALGYTNSSLNPILYAFLDENFKRCFRDFCCPGARGPGDGQGVSRVRSTLRGHSCPTDPRGDSRQPRPV